A part of Melospiza georgiana isolate bMelGeo1 chromosome 16, bMelGeo1.pri, whole genome shotgun sequence genomic DNA contains:
- the PLK1 gene encoding serine/threonine-protein kinase PLK1 codes for MTAPGGKAARPAALVEPARAAAAAAGGKEVPKVLVDPRTRRSFVRGRFLGKGGFARCYELAEAESREVFAGKVVPKSLLVKPHQKEKMSMEIAIHRSLSHRHVVGFQGFFEDDDFVYVVLELCRRRSLLELHKRRKALSEPEVRYYLRQTILGCQYLHSHRVIHRDLKLGNLFLSDDMEVKIGDFGLATKVEYDGERKKTLCGTPNYIAPEVLGKKGHSFEVDIWSIGCIMYTLLVGKPPFETSCLKDTYIRIKKNEYTIPKHINPVAANLIQKMLRSDPATRPTVDELLNDEFFTSGYLPSRLPTSCLTIAPRFSLAPSSLELSGRKPLTALNKGLDSPAQEPLLEKEEAAGLREVGDAVSCHLADMLQQLTAVNAAKPSERVAVRQEEAEDPACIPIFWVSKWVDYSDKYGLGYQLCDNSVGVLFNDSSRLIMYNDGDNLQYIEQNNTESYFTVRSYPSNLNKKITLLKYFRNYMSEHLLKAGANITPREGDELARLPYLCTWFRTRSAIILHLSNGTVQINFFQDHTKVILCPLMAAVTYIDEKRDFRTYKLSLIEEHGCCRELASRLRYARTMVEKLLSSKSGSGRVKSSS; via the exons ATGACCGCGCCGGGCGGGAAGGCGGCGCGGCCGGCGGCGCTGGTGGAGCCggcccgggcggcggcggcggcggcgggggggaAGGAGGTGCCGAAGGTGCTCGTGGATCCCCGCACCCGGCGCAGCTTCGTGCGCGGGCGGTTCCTGGGCAAGGGCGGCTTCGCGCGGTGCTACGAGCTGGCCGAGGCCGAGAGCCGGGAGGTGTTCGCTGGGAAGGTGGTGCCCAAGTCGCTGCTGGTGAAGCCGCACCAGAAGGAGAAGATGTCCATGGAAATCGCCATCCACCGCAGCCTCTCCCACCGCCACGTCGTCGGCTTCCAGGGCTTCTTCGAGGACGACGATTTCGTCTACGTCGTGCTGGAGCTCTGCCGCCGCAGG tcgctgctggagctgcacaagCGGCGGAAGGCGCTGAGCGAGCCTGAGGTGCGGTACTACCTGCGGCAGACCATCCTGGGCTGCCAGTACCTGCACAGCCACCGCGTCATCCACCGCGACCTCAAGCTGGGCAACCTCTTCCTTAGTGACGACATGGAGGTGAAGATCG gtGACTTTGGCCTGGCCACCAAGGTAGAGTATGATGGGGAACGCAAGAAGACCCTGTGTGGCACACCCAACTACATCgccccagaggtgctgggcaAGAAGGGGCACAGCTTCGAGGTGGACATCTGGTCCATTGGCTGCATCAT GTACACTCTGCTGGTGGGGAAACCGCCTTTTGAGACTTCTTGCCTGAAGGATACGTACATCCGGATCAAGAAGAATGAGTACACCATTCCCAAG CACATCAACCCCGTGGCCGCAAATCTCATCCAGAAGATGCTGAGGTCAGACCCTGCCACGCGCCCAACCGTCGATGAGCTGCTGAACGATGAGTTCTTCACCTCGGGGTACCTGCCCAGCCGCCTGCCCACCAGCTGCCTCACCATCGCTCCCCGCTtctccctggctcccagcagcctggagctCAGCGGGCGGAAGCCGCTGACCGCGCTCAATAAAG GACtggacagccctgcccaggagcccttgctggagaaggaggaagcaGCGGGGCTGCGGGAGGTGGGAGATGCTGTCAGCTGCCACCTGGCTGACATGTTGCAGCAGCTGACTGCAGTCAATGCAGCCAAGCCCTCGGAGCGAGTAGCAGTGAGGCAAG AAGAAGCTGAGGACCCGGCCTGCATTCCCATCTTCTGGGTTAGCAAATGGGTGGACTACTCGGATAAATATGGACTCG GTTACCAGCTCTGTGACAACAGCGTTGGGGTTCTCTTCAATGACTCCTCTCGTCTCATCATGTACAACGATGGGGACAACCTGCAGTACATTGAGCAGAACAACACTGAGTCCTACTTCACTGTGAGGTCCTACCCCTCTAACCTCAACAAGAAG ATAACACTACTGAAGTACTTCCGGAATTACATGAGTGAGCACTTGCTGAAGGCGGGGGCGAACATCACACCACGGGAAGGGGACGAGCTGGCCCGGCTGCCCTACCTGTGCACCTGGTTCCGGACCCGCAGCGCCATCATCCTGCACCTCAGCAACGGCACCGTGCAGATCAACTTCTTCCAG GACCACACCAAGGTCATCCTGTGCCCTCTCATGGCTGCTGTGACATACATAGATGAGAAACGGGACTTCCGCACGTACAAGCTGAGCCTGATCGAGGAGCACGGCTGCTGCCGCGAGCTGGCCAGCCGCCTGCGCTACGCACGCACCATGGTGGAGAAGCTCCTCAGCTCCAAGTCTGGCTCGGGCCGGGTGAAATCTTCCTCCTAG
- the ERN2 gene encoding serine/threonine-protein kinase/endoribonuclease IRE2 yields MFYPSLVLPRPAFLPDPNDGSLYILGGKNKEGLMKLPFTIPELVQSSPCRGSDGVLYTGKKQDSWFIVDPKSGEKQTTLSTEAWDGLCPSSPLLYIGRTQYVITMYDTKSRELRWNATFSEYSAPLCEESYQYKMAHLASSGDGLVVTLDKESGEVLWAQNYGSPVVGIYLWHQDSLRRLPHLNVAMETLRYLTFQTQDIHVLKWSYQSVKDFAATKTQLLPALYVGKHATSFYAVTSLVHGSVALVPQGITLARIDGPTTEDVTMRESGECEITPSTDVKYPQGSIASPPNQWLLIGHHELPPLVHTTMLRAFPDNLRKTTETIIPRAPPSRTVFDDFLAPSSPEEPAVRSEGQLQPDPVPGEQLEVYPESGTWDLVMAGVGTALLGGGILVLLLMKLQRQHVAQQQQLEEQIQLLQQQQEMLLSGRVSGEGVPEEPGELELSQGSASELSQSSSPSACLKEPANGTVSPEPAVPVPAEDADPDLVVVGKVSFNPKDVLGHGAGGTFVFRGQFEGRSVAVKRLLPECVHLLEREVRLLRESDEHPHVVRYFCTERDRQFHYIAIELCSATLQEYVESPSFERRGLDPVSVLRQTMSGLAHLHSLSIVHRDLKPCNILISVPNRHGQIRAVISDFGLCKKLQGGRQSFSLRSGIPGTEGWIAPEVLQEAPKENPTSAVDIFSAGCIFYYVVSGGQHPFGDSLRRQANILAGCYQLSCLQEEAHDKLVARELIVAMISAEPQRRPSAPVVLVHPFFWSQEKQLQFFQDVSDRVEKEPAEGPIVSALESGGRAVVRTNWRMHISLPLQMDLRKFRTYKGGSVRDLLRAMRNKKHHYHELPADVRVALGSVPEGFVEYFTSRFPRLLLHTHGAMRLCAHERTFRSYYCQGLRGDGA; encoded by the exons ATGTTTTATCCCTCTCTCGTGCTTCCCAGGCCAGCATTCCTTCCAGACCCCAATGACGGCAGCCTGTATATCCTGGGAGGAAAGAACAAGGAAGGCTTGATG AAGCTGCCATTCACCATCCCGGAGCTGGTGCAGTCCTCGCCGTGCCGCGGCTCGGACGGGGTGCTGTACACCG GGAAGAAGCAGGACAGCTGGTTCATTGTGGACCCCAAGTCAGGGGAGAAGCAGACCACCCTCTCAACAGAGGCCTGGGATGGTCTGTGCCCATCCAGCCCCTTGCTCTACATCGGACGGACCC aATACGTCATCACCATGTATGACACCAAGTCGCGGGAGCTGCGCTGGAATGCCACCTTCTCCGAGTACTCGGCCCCGCTCTGCGAGGAGTCCTACCAGTACA AAATGGCACACTTGGCCTCAAGTGGCGACGGGCTGGTGGTGACCCTGGACAAGGAGAGCGGGGAGGTCCTGTGGGCGCAGAACTACGGCTCACCTGTGGTTGGCATCTACCTGTGGCACCAGGACAGCCTGCGCCGCCTGCCCCACCTCAACGTGGCCATGGAGACCCTGCGCTACCTGACCTTCCAGACACAGGACATCCACGTCCTCAAGTGGAGCTACCAGTCCGTCAAGGACTTCGCTGCCACCAAGACCCAGCTGCT GCCGGCGCTCTACGTGGGGAAGCACGCCACCAGTTTCTATGCTGTGACCTCCCTGGTGCACGGCAGCGTGGCGCTGGTG ccccagggcatcACGCTGGCCAGGATCGACGGCCCCACCACGGAGGACGTGACCATGAGGGAGTCCGGGGAGTGCGAGATCACGCCCAGCACGGACGTCAAGTACCCCCAGGGCAGCATCGCCTCACCTCCCAACCAGTGGCTCCTCATAG GGCACCATGAGCTGCCTCCTTTGGTCCACACCACGATGCTGAGAGCCTTCCCAGACAACCTGAGGAAAACCACAGAAACCATcatccccagggctcctccCAGCAGGACCGTGTTCGACGAT TTCCTGGCCCCCAGCAGCCCCGAGGAGCCAGCTGTCCGCAGcgaggggcagctccagccagaccctgtgccaggggagcagctggaggtgtACCCCGAGTCTGGCACCTGGGACCTGGTGATGGCAGGCGTCGGCACGGCTCTGCTGGGCGGGGGcatcctggtcctgctgctcaTG AAGCTGCAGCGGCAGCAtgtggcccagcagcagcagctggaggagcagatacagctcctgcagcagcagcaggagatgctgctctcGGGCCGAGTCTCCGGAGAGGGGGTCCCtgaggagcctggagagctggagctgagccagggcagtgccTCAGAGCTCTCAcagagctccagcccctccGCCTGCCTGAAGGAGCCGGCTAACGGGACAGTcagcccagagccagctgtcccagtgcctgctgAAG ATGCAGATCCAGACCTGGTTGTAGTTGGGAAAGTTTCTTTTAACCCCAAAGATGTGCTGGGCCATGGAGCTGGAGGAACCTTTGTCTTCAG GGGGCAGTTCGAGGGCCGCAGCGTGGCCGTGAAGCGCCTCCTGCCCGAGTGTGTGCACCTGCTGGAGCGCGAGGTGCGGCTGCTGCGCGAGTCCGACGAGCATCCGCACGTGGTGCGCTACTTCTGCACGGAGCGGGACCGGCAGTTCCACTACATCGCCATCGAGCTGTGCTCCGCCACGCTGCAGGAG TACGTGGAGAGCCCCAGCTTTGAGCGCCGCGGGCTGGACCCGGTGTCCGTGCTGCGTCAGACCATGTCGGGGCTGGCCCACCTGCACTCCCTCAGCATCG TGCACCGTGACCTGAAGCCCTGTAACATCCTCATCTCTGTCCCGAACCGCCACGGGCAGATCCGCGCCGTCATCTCCGACTTTGGCCTTTGCAAGAAGCTCCAGGGGGGCCGGCAGAGCTTCAGCCTCCGCTCCGGGATCCCCGGCACTGAGGGCTGGATCGCGCCcgaggtgctgcaggaggcccCAAAGGAGAACCCT ACCAGTGCTGTGGACATCTTCTCAGCCGGGTGCATCTTCTACTACGTGGTGTCGGGGGGCCAGCACCCCTTTGGGGACAGCCTGCGGCGCCAGGCCAACATCCTGGCGGGCTGCTAccagctgagctgcctgcaggaggaGGCTCACG ACAAACTCGTTGCGAGGGAGCTGATTGTGGCGATGATCAGCGCCGAGCCCCAGCGCCGGCCCTCGGCCCCTGTGGTCCTTGTGCATCCCTTTTTCTGGAGTcaggagaagcagctgcagtTCTTCCAG GACGTCAGTGACCGTGTGGAGAAGGAGCCAGCCGAGGGGCCCATTGTCTCAGCCCTGGAATCGGGGGGACGGGCGGTGGTGAGGACCAACTGGAGGATGCACATCTCCCTCCCGCTGCAGATGG accTGAGGAAGTTCCGCACCTACAAGGGGGGGTCAGTGCGTGACCTGCTGCGGGCCATGAGGAACAAG aAGCACCACTACCACGAGCTGCCGGCCGACGTGCGGGTGGCCCTGGGCTCCGTCCCCGAGGGCTTTGTGGAGTACTTCACCTCCCGCTTCCcgcggctgctgctgcacacGCACGGGGCCATGCGGCTCTGTGCCCACGAGCGCACCTTCCGCTCCTACTACTGCCAGGGCCTGAGGGGCGACGGCGCCTGA
- the DCTN5 gene encoding dynactin subunit 5: protein MELSEMLYNKSEYIETASGNKVSRQSVLCGSQNIVLNGKTIVMNDCIIRGDLANVRVGRHCVVKSRSVIRPPFKKFSKGVAFFPLHIGDHVFIEEDCVVNAAQIGSYVHIGKNCVIGRRCVLKDCCKILDNTVLPPETVVPPFTVFSGCPGLFSGELPECTQELMIDVTKSYYQKFLPLTQVASGRA, encoded by the exons ATGGAGCTCAGCGAGATGCTCTACAACAAGTCCGAGTACATCGAGACG GCTTCCGGCAACAAGGTGAGCCGGCAGTCCGTGCTGTGCGGCAGCCAGAACATCGTCCTCAACGGCAAG ACAATCGTTATGAACGACTGCATCATCCGCGGGGACCTGGCGAACGTGCGGGTGGGCCGGCACTGCGTGGTGAAGAGCCGCAGCGTCATCAGGCCGCCCTTCAAGAAGTTCAGCAAAGG GGTGGCTTTCTTCCCTCTGCACATTGGTGACCATGTCTTCATAGAAGAGGATTGTGTTGTCAACGCGGCCCAGATCGGCTCCTATGTGCACATAGGCAAGAACTGTGTCATT GGACGTAGATGTGTTTTGAAAGACTGCTGCAAAATCTTAGACAACACAGTACTCCCTCCTGAAACCGTAGTTCCACCTTTCACTGTCTTCTCAGGCTGCCCAG GACTGTTCTCGGGGGAGCTCCCGGAATGCACCCAGGAGCTCATGATTGATGTTACCAAGAGCTATTACCAGAAGTTCTTGCCACTCACTCAG GTGGCCTCTGGCAGGGCCTAA